From Carya illinoinensis cultivar Pawnee chromosome 5, C.illinoinensisPawnee_v1, whole genome shotgun sequence, one genomic window encodes:
- the LOC122310965 gene encoding CYP enzymes assisting alcohol dehydrogenase-like isoform X3: MSKLSDSKVITCKAVVCWGMGEPVKVEEIQVEPPKSCEARIKTLYASVCHTDILLTNGFPIPAFPRVLGHEGVGVIESVGEEVTDLKEGDLVIPTFLGECQDCENCLSGKTNLCLKYPVPFSGLMPDGTSRMTARGQMLYHSFSCSTWSEYLVVDANYILKLDPSVNLHHASFLSCGFSTGFGAAWKEVGVEKGSSVAVLGLGAVGLGAIEGARMQGAAKIIGIDKNETKRTKGEAFGMTDFINPERDVHKSISKLVKELTGGMGVDYCFECTGVAPLVNEALQATKMGKGQTIVIGEGNHATVEINFLSLVFGGNLKGSIFGGLRAKTDLPIIIDKCKNKEIQLDELLTHEVRLEDIDKAFEQLKQPDCVKVLIKLCD, encoded by the exons ATGTCGAAGCTGAGCGACTCAAAGGTCATAACATGCAAAG CGGTGGTGTGTTGGGGGATGGGGGAGCCGGTGAAGGTGGAAGAGATACAAGTGGAGCCACCAAAATCATGTGAAGCACGCATCAAAACCCTGTATGCTAGTGTGTGCCACACCGACATCTTATTAACAAATGGCTTCCCAATC CCTGCTTTCCCTCGAGTTTTAGGACATGAAGGTGTTGG TGTAATAGAGAGTGTGGGTGAGGAAGTAACAGATCTTAAAGAAGGAGATCTTGTCATTCCAACCTTCCTTGGGGAGTGCCAAGACTGTGAGAATTGTTTGTCAGGAAAGACCAACTTGTGCCTTAAATACCCAGTACCCTTCAGTGGACTTATGCCTGATGGCACTTCAAGAATGACTGCAAGAGGCCAGATGCTGTATCACTCCTTTTCTTGCTCTACATGGTCTGAGTACTTGGTTGTTGATGCTAATTACATCCTCAAGCTTGATCCAAGCGTAAATCTACATCATGCTAGTTTTCTCTCATGTGGATTTTCAACTGGATTTGGGGCTGCTTGGAAGGAAGTTGGGGTTGAAAAAGGATCAAGTGTTGCTGTTCTTGGTCTTGGTGCTGTTGGATTAGGG GCAATTGAAGGGGCCAGAATGCAAGGGGCAGCAAAGATAATTGGCATTGACAAAAATGAGACAAAAAGAACAAAAGGAGAAGCTTTTGGAATGACTGACTTTATAAATCCTGAAAGAGATGTCCATAAATCTATTTCCAAGCTAGTTAAAGAATTAACAGGTGGAATGGGTGTGGATTATTGCTTTGAATGCACAGGGGTTGCACCCTTGGTCAATGAAGCTCTCCAAGCAACAAAAATG GGAAAAGGTCAAACAATAGTAATTGGAGAAGGAAATCATGCAACTGTGGAGATCAATTTCCTTTCCCTAGTGTTTGGTGGGAATTTGAAGGGTTCCATTTTTGGTGGGCTCAGAGCCAAAACTGACCTTCCTATTATAATCGACAAATGCAAAAATAAG GAAATCCAACTTGATGAACTTTTGACTCACGAAGTTAGATTGGAAGACATAGATAAAGCATTTGAGCAACTGAAACAACCTGATTGTGTGAAGGTTCTTATCAAGCTGTGTGATTGA
- the LOC122310965 gene encoding CYP enzymes assisting alcohol dehydrogenase-like isoform X2 encodes MSKSDSLVITCKAVVCWGMGEPVKVEEIQVEPPKSCEARIKTLYASVCHTDILLTNGFPIPAFPRVLGHEGVGVIESVGEEVTDLKEGDLVIPTFLGECQDCENCLSGKTNLCLKYPVPFSGLMPDGTSRMTARGQMLYHSFSCSTWSEYLVVDANYILKLDPSVNLHHASFLSCGFSTGFGAAWKEVGVEKGSSVAVLGLGAVGLGAIEGARMQGAAKIIGIDKNETKRTKGEAFGMTDFINPERDVHKSISKLVKELTGGMGVDYCFECTGVAPLVNEALQATKMGKGQTIVIGEGNHATVEINFLSLVFGGNLKGSIFGGLRAKTDLPIIIDKCKNKEIQLDELLTHEVRLEDIDKAFEQLKQPDCVKVLIKLCD; translated from the exons ATGTCCAAGAGCGATTCTCTGGTCATAACATGCAAag CGGTGGTGTGTTGGGGGATGGGGGAGCCGGTGAAGGTGGAAGAGATACAAGTGGAGCCACCAAAATCATGTGAAGCACGCATCAAAACCCTGTATGCTAGTGTGTGCCACACCGACATCTTATTAACAAATGGCTTCCCAATC CCTGCTTTCCCTCGAGTTTTAGGACATGAAGGTGTTGG TGTAATAGAGAGTGTGGGTGAGGAAGTAACAGATCTTAAAGAAGGAGATCTTGTCATTCCAACCTTCCTTGGGGAGTGCCAAGACTGTGAGAATTGTTTGTCAGGAAAGACCAACTTGTGCCTTAAATACCCAGTACCCTTCAGTGGACTTATGCCTGATGGCACTTCAAGAATGACTGCAAGAGGCCAGATGCTGTATCACTCCTTTTCTTGCTCTACATGGTCTGAGTACTTGGTTGTTGATGCTAATTACATCCTCAAGCTTGATCCAAGCGTAAATCTACATCATGCTAGTTTTCTCTCATGTGGATTTTCAACTGGATTTGGGGCTGCTTGGAAGGAAGTTGGGGTTGAAAAAGGATCAAGTGTTGCTGTTCTTGGTCTTGGTGCTGTTGGATTAGGG GCAATTGAAGGGGCCAGAATGCAAGGGGCAGCAAAGATAATTGGCATTGACAAAAATGAGACAAAAAGAACAAAAGGAGAAGCTTTTGGAATGACTGACTTTATAAATCCTGAAAGAGATGTCCATAAATCTATTTCCAAGCTAGTTAAAGAATTAACAGGTGGAATGGGTGTGGATTATTGCTTTGAATGCACAGGGGTTGCACCCTTGGTCAATGAAGCTCTCCAAGCAACAAAAATG GGAAAAGGTCAAACAATAGTAATTGGAGAAGGAAATCATGCAACTGTGGAGATCAATTTCCTTTCCCTAGTGTTTGGTGGGAATTTGAAGGGTTCCATTTTTGGTGGGCTCAGAGCCAAAACTGACCTTCCTATTATAATCGACAAATGCAAAAATAAG GAAATCCAACTTGATGAACTTTTGACTCACGAAGTTAGATTGGAAGACATAGATAAAGCATTTGAGCAACTGAAACAACCTGATTGTGTGAAGGTTCTTATCAAGCTGTGTGATTGA
- the LOC122310965 gene encoding CYP enzymes assisting alcohol dehydrogenase-like isoform X1: MIYCIYIVQSLSFFDLFAISTVVCWGMGEPVKVEEIQVEPPKSCEARIKTLYASVCHTDILLTNGFPIPAFPRVLGHEGVGVIESVGEEVTDLKEGDLVIPTFLGECQDCENCLSGKTNLCLKYPVPFSGLMPDGTSRMTARGQMLYHSFSCSTWSEYLVVDANYILKLDPSVNLHHASFLSCGFSTGFGAAWKEVGVEKGSSVAVLGLGAVGLGAIEGARMQGAAKIIGIDKNETKRTKGEAFGMTDFINPERDVHKSISKLVKELTGGMGVDYCFECTGVAPLVNEALQATKMGKGQTIVIGEGNHATVEINFLSLVFGGNLKGSIFGGLRAKTDLPIIIDKCKNKEIQLDELLTHEVRLEDIDKAFEQLKQPDCVKVLIKLCD, encoded by the exons ATGATATACtgcatatatatagttcaatcACTCAGTTTCTTTGATCTTTTCGCCATTTCAA CGGTGGTGTGTTGGGGGATGGGGGAGCCGGTGAAGGTGGAAGAGATACAAGTGGAGCCACCAAAATCATGTGAAGCACGCATCAAAACCCTGTATGCTAGTGTGTGCCACACCGACATCTTATTAACAAATGGCTTCCCAATC CCTGCTTTCCCTCGAGTTTTAGGACATGAAGGTGTTGG TGTAATAGAGAGTGTGGGTGAGGAAGTAACAGATCTTAAAGAAGGAGATCTTGTCATTCCAACCTTCCTTGGGGAGTGCCAAGACTGTGAGAATTGTTTGTCAGGAAAGACCAACTTGTGCCTTAAATACCCAGTACCCTTCAGTGGACTTATGCCTGATGGCACTTCAAGAATGACTGCAAGAGGCCAGATGCTGTATCACTCCTTTTCTTGCTCTACATGGTCTGAGTACTTGGTTGTTGATGCTAATTACATCCTCAAGCTTGATCCAAGCGTAAATCTACATCATGCTAGTTTTCTCTCATGTGGATTTTCAACTGGATTTGGGGCTGCTTGGAAGGAAGTTGGGGTTGAAAAAGGATCAAGTGTTGCTGTTCTTGGTCTTGGTGCTGTTGGATTAGGG GCAATTGAAGGGGCCAGAATGCAAGGGGCAGCAAAGATAATTGGCATTGACAAAAATGAGACAAAAAGAACAAAAGGAGAAGCTTTTGGAATGACTGACTTTATAAATCCTGAAAGAGATGTCCATAAATCTATTTCCAAGCTAGTTAAAGAATTAACAGGTGGAATGGGTGTGGATTATTGCTTTGAATGCACAGGGGTTGCACCCTTGGTCAATGAAGCTCTCCAAGCAACAAAAATG GGAAAAGGTCAAACAATAGTAATTGGAGAAGGAAATCATGCAACTGTGGAGATCAATTTCCTTTCCCTAGTGTTTGGTGGGAATTTGAAGGGTTCCATTTTTGGTGGGCTCAGAGCCAAAACTGACCTTCCTATTATAATCGACAAATGCAAAAATAAG GAAATCCAACTTGATGAACTTTTGACTCACGAAGTTAGATTGGAAGACATAGATAAAGCATTTGAGCAACTGAAACAACCTGATTGTGTGAAGGTTCTTATCAAGCTGTGTGATTGA